The following proteins are encoded in a genomic region of [Eubacterium] hominis:
- the grpE gene encoding nucleotide exchange factor GrpE: protein MQEENVKEKETTAEETCEEVKEDVKETVSEETTPEEKQEETENKKEDKKGAKFGKKKRIEELEEENAKLKEELAASKNAYFKAYADAENLKKRLQSEADNVRKYRIQGFATEVLPVIDNLERALDVKVDDPNVKNYAKGFEMIYQQLVHILEMEGVKEIEAKDKPFDPNFHQALMQEAKEGVEPGMVIEVLQKGYMLKDRVLRATLVKVSE from the coding sequence ATGCAGGAAGAAAATGTAAAAGAAAAAGAAACGACCGCAGAAGAAACGTGTGAAGAAGTAAAAGAAGACGTGAAAGAAACGGTCAGTGAAGAAACTACTCCTGAAGAAAAACAGGAAGAAACAGAAAACAAAAAAGAAGACAAAAAAGGCGCAAAATTCGGCAAGAAAAAGCGCATTGAGGAATTAGAAGAAGAGAATGCAAAACTGAAGGAAGAACTTGCGGCAAGTAAGAATGCTTACTTTAAAGCATATGCAGATGCTGAAAACTTAAAGAAACGTCTGCAAAGTGAAGCTGACAACGTTCGTAAATACCGTATTCAGGGATTTGCCACAGAAGTGCTACCGGTTATTGATAACTTAGAGCGTGCACTGGATGTCAAGGTAGATGATCCTAACGTAAAAAATTACGCAAAAGGATTTGAAATGATTTACCAGCAGCTGGTGCATATTCTGGAAATGGAAGGCGTAAAGGAAATTGAGGCAAAAGATAAGCCATTTGATCCAAACTTCCATCAGGCATTGATGCAGGAAGCCAAAGAAGGCGTAGAACCTGGTATGGTTATCGAAGTTTTACAAAAAGGAT
- the hrcA gene encoding heat-inducible transcription repressor HrcA — protein sequence MTERQIAIFKAIVDEFTRTAEPVGSKRLLDLLDFTCSSATIRNEMAALEEMGLLEKTHTSSGRIPSSKGYRFYVEHLMEKQLDEGVKHSLQAVFSERHYSMDEIVKKSCDILSQMTSLTSVVLGPDSKYQTLQHIQLVPLNERSAVAIFITDHGHTENKTFHFGEDVSVKDIKTCCDLLNDKLSGTPIGEVVNKMKEIQPLLASHVARHEVLFEAFVNAFMKFASDNVYCSGQSNMLYQPEFADIEKLKELMKMLEDSSLFRQIANHDGNVAIQIGGDNDLIQIDDVAVVSSKFKLNNEEQGELMIVGPTRMQYNRVVALMEYMSKVIEDLYREENQ from the coding sequence ATGACAGAAAGACAGATTGCAATATTTAAAGCAATTGTAGATGAGTTCACAAGAACAGCAGAGCCAGTTGGTTCTAAGCGTCTGTTAGATCTTTTGGATTTCACTTGTTCAAGCGCTACTATTCGAAACGAAATGGCTGCCTTAGAGGAAATGGGCCTTTTGGAAAAGACACATACTTCCAGTGGACGAATCCCAAGCAGTAAAGGGTATCGTTTCTATGTTGAACATCTGATGGAGAAACAGCTTGATGAAGGTGTCAAACATTCCCTGCAGGCTGTGTTCTCTGAACGCCATTATTCCATGGATGAAATCGTTAAGAAAAGCTGTGATATTTTATCACAGATGACATCGTTAACATCGGTGGTATTAGGACCGGACAGCAAGTATCAGACTTTACAGCATATCCAGCTAGTTCCCTTAAACGAACGTAGTGCTGTGGCTATCTTTATTACAGATCATGGACATACAGAGAATAAAACTTTCCATTTTGGAGAAGATGTCAGTGTCAAGGATATCAAGACATGCTGTGATTTGTTGAATGATAAGTTAAGTGGTACGCCAATTGGTGAAGTTGTGAATAAGATGAAGGAAATCCAACCGCTGTTAGCAAGTCATGTTGCACGACATGAAGTGCTATTTGAAGCATTCGTAAATGCCTTTATGAAATTTGCGAGTGATAACGTATATTGCAGTGGTCAATCCAACATGTTGTATCAACCGGAATTTGCGGATATCGAAAAGCTGAAAGAACTGATGAAAATGTTAGAGGACAGCTCACTATTTCGTCAGATTGCCAATCATGATGGAAATGTCGCTATCCAGATTGGTGGAGATAATGACCTGATTCAGATTGATGATGTTGCAGTTGTCAGCAGTAAGTTCAAGCTGAACAATGAAGAACAGGGTGAGTTGATGATTGTCGGTCCAACACGTATGCAATATAACCGAGTTGTTGCTTTAATGGAATATATGAGCAAAGTGATCGAAGACTTGTATCGGGAAGAAAATCAATAG
- the pgeF gene encoding peptidoglycan editing factor PgeF has translation MKKIDWNGDIHILAGTTLRDLEALENNNMALHVGGNLDHVIENRKHLCDALGTDLQHCVFAKQTHSDHIHCVTLDDLGKGAYEQASAIDDCDALYTRESNVLLGVFHADCVPVLLYDPIQNIIAAIHSGWQGTVKEITRKTMEHLITQEHVDPSHVIAYIGPAIAYRSFEVGRDVIDQILSMSFDTSGYITYLSDEKALVNNRGLNKQMLLDAGVPMENITINKSDTFSPNDALFSYRRDHHCGRHLSYIIRKDID, from the coding sequence ATGAAAAAAATAGACTGGAATGGTGACATTCATATTCTGGCTGGGACCACATTACGTGATCTTGAAGCTTTGGAAAATAATAATATGGCGTTGCATGTTGGTGGAAACTTAGATCATGTCATAGAAAATCGAAAACATCTGTGTGATGCTTTAGGCACAGATTTGCAGCATTGTGTATTCGCAAAACAGACACACAGTGATCATATTCATTGTGTAACCCTTGATGATTTAGGCAAGGGTGCTTATGAACAGGCAAGCGCCATTGATGATTGTGATGCTTTATATACAAGAGAAAGCAATGTTTTACTTGGTGTATTTCATGCGGATTGTGTTCCTGTTTTGTTATATGATCCCATTCAAAATATCATAGCAGCCATTCATAGCGGCTGGCAGGGTACGGTAAAAGAAATCACACGTAAAACCATGGAGCATCTGATCACACAGGAGCATGTGGACCCATCGCATGTGATTGCCTATATTGGGCCGGCCATCGCTTATCGAAGCTTTGAAGTAGGTCGTGATGTTATTGATCAAATTTTATCTATGAGTTTTGATACATCCGGTTATATCACATATTTATCAGATGAGAAAGCCCTGGTGAACAATCGTGGATTAAATAAACAGATGCTGCTTGATGCCGGAGTACCAATGGAAAACATTACCATCAATAAATCTGATACATTTTCACCAAATGATGCTTTGTTCAGTTATCGAAGAGATCATCACTGTGGCAGACATTTAAGCTATATTATCCGTAAAGACATCGATTAA